The following are encoded together in the Lathyrus oleraceus cultivar Zhongwan6 chromosome 3, CAAS_Psat_ZW6_1.0, whole genome shotgun sequence genome:
- the LOC127131504 gene encoding protein MAIN-LIKE 2-like: MYLLWMGESHCGTIVKIAEYEDTRFRVHSHTYIQQIAVIIPYLELAGFANVAKIASLKIDSKLVVALLERWTPETHTCHLPTCECTITLEDVSMLLGLQINGKPVNGLTNVTNNVYMENLGVEPTASDKNGASVKIVWLEALLTQLKNNSSPTEAENILHAKVYILLLIATF, from the exons ATGTATTTGTTGTGGATGGGAGAATCACATTGTGGAACAATAGTGAAAATTGCAGAATAT GAAGACACTAGGTTTCGGGTCCATTCCCATACTTATATTCAACAAATTGCTGTTATAATACCCTATTTAGAACTAGCCGGTTTTGCTAATGTAGCAAAGATAGCAAGTTTAAAAATAGACTCTAAACTAGTTGTTGCTTTGTTAGAGAGATGGACACCCGAGACACATACTTGTCATTTACCAACTTGTGAATGTACTATTACACTGGAGGATGTGAGTATGTTACTCGGTCTCCAAATTAATGGTAAACCTGTTAATGGCCTAACAAATGTAACTAACAATGTTTACATGGAGAATTTAGGCGTCGAACCGACCGCTTCAGATAAAAATGGGGCTTCTGTCAAAATTGTTTGGTTAGAAGCTCTATTAACACAACTAAAAAATAACTCTTCCCCGACAGAAGCGGAAAACATTCTTCATGCAAAAGTCTATATTTTACTATTAATTGCTACTTTTTAA